A single Triticum dicoccoides isolate Atlit2015 ecotype Zavitan chromosome 2A, WEW_v2.0, whole genome shotgun sequence DNA region contains:
- the LOC119353402 gene encoding uncharacterized protein LOC119353402, with the protein MDGGGGVGGSGGGEYGNLNDPIPSPTRSATADGGGEDVVEGSPPPFKIRKLGSPGTSSILAEDQSGAMAARDGKIGVERMDSEEAIESMAARGGHVDTEMTQFKYGEVADEELRKDKMNGGKSKQQIKNPEEGDVEMDLGKSNSIISEQEIKELCAQMDEMVAFMNYRIIPSAPLICSSSSSSKETKDEHDKAPQSGIDGILQRLADVRRDMSKLKLELTPFRHKYPYEKVLTSSEEREKRLKSRLEYEKMDNKEKARRQMEFDASDFEGYCQGLTSFVEHFEFITLVSPMHFTHYTPRQIPHHLATYGTTLQILSFKIANIDLDLKWPLLEWPLQVYGVVAARDNVDRRRNILFLRERGNFQEITQEKPFLCLTGPSRAILAKDPVDLEVQLKLKGPTESEDRVLITKRCQYSGYHTDNGLYTLTLNNRLCTTELSLQQLYCQSVQATFLHVGGFVKGNTSPFIHGGRVACSSPPHGGQGTAPPTQVVLLDSRHCDGGKMPIGEEDGYLDLSRHFVSVELRRVRDVSEELEETLNVFMEAYSDSTPDSPPKVSAKADFMVKPQYCGISEHECVLAGSTVKITIAWSPILRTNKVIL; encoded by the exons atggatggcggcggcggcgtcggcggcagcggcggcggcgagtatGGCAATCTCAACGACCCCATCCCTTCCCCCACAAGATCTGCGACGGCGGATGGCGGCGGGGAAGATGTCGTGGAGGGGAGCCCTCCGCCGTTCAAAATCCGCAAGCTGGGCTCTCCGGGTACGAGTTCAATTCTCGCTGAGGATCAGAGTGGGGCCATGGCTGCCAGGGACGGCAAGATCGGCGTCGAGCGGATGGATTCGGAAGAGGCCATTGAGTCGATGGCTGCCAGAGGCGGGCATGTGGATACAGAGATGACCCAATTCAAGTATGGCGAGGTTGCGGATGAGGAGCTTCGGAAGGACAAGATGAACGGAGGCAAATCAAAGCAGCAGATCAAGAACCCGGAGGAGGGGGATGTGGAGATGGACCTAGGCAAATCAAACTCCATTATCTCTGAGCAGGAGATCAAGGAGCTCTGTGCGCAGATGGACGAGATGGTCGCTTTTATGAATTACAGGATCATACCTTCAGCCCCACTcatctgcagcagcagcagcagcagcaaggagaCGAAAGATGAACATGACAAGGCACCACAGTCGGGGATTGACGGCATCTTACAGCGGCTAGCTGATGTGCGCCGTGACATGTCCAAGCTCAAATTGGAACTGACCCCTTTCCGGCACAAGTATCCTTATGAGAAGGTGCTGACTTCTtcagaggagagggagaagaggctcAAGTCCAGGCTGGAATATGAGAAGATGGATAATAAGGAGAAGGCCAGGAGGCAGATGGAGTTCGACGCGAGTGACTTCGAGGGCTACTGTCAAGGCTTGACATCTTTTGTTGAACACTTTGAATTCATAA CCCTAGTGAGCCCCATGCACTTTACACACTACACGCCCAGACAGATCCCACACCATCTTGCTACCTACGGGACCACCTTGCAGATCTTGTCTTTTAAAATTGCCAACATCGATTTGGACCTCAAATGGCCACTCCTGGAATGGCCACTCCAAGTGTATGGTGTCGTCGCCGCACGAGACAATGTGGATCGTAGACGCAATATTCTCTTCTTGAGGGAAAGGGGGAACTTCCAAGAGATCACCCAAGAA AAACCCTTCTTGTGCTTGACTGGCCCATCTCGTGCAATTTTGGCCAAGGACCCTGTTGACCTCGAAGTCCAACTAAAACTTAAAGGCCCAACAGAGTCTGAAGACAGAGTGTTGATCACTAAAAGATGCCAGTACAGTGGCTATCATACCGATAATGGTTTATATACTCTTACCTTGAATAACCGCCTTTGCACAACAGAGTTAAGCCTGCAGCAACTGTACTGTCAATCAGTCCAAGCAACTTTCTTGCATGTCGGTGGCTTTGTTAAAGGCAATACATCCCCTTTCATTCATGGAGGCCGAGTTGCCTGCTCCTCACCACCTCATGGAGGCCAAGGAACTGCCCCGCCCACCCAAGTTGTGTTGCTTGATTCTCGTCATTGTGATGGTGGGAAGATGCCAATAGGCGAAGAAGATGGTTACCTTGATCTGTCAAGGCATTTTGTTTCTGTTGAATTAAGGAGAGTTAGAGACGTTTCTGAAGAATTGGAAGAAACCTTGAATGTTTTCATGGAAGCCTACTCAGACTCGACTCCAGACTCTCCTCCTAAAGTTTCTGCGAAAGCTGATTTCATGGTCAAGCCTCAGTATTGCGGCATAAGTGAACATGAATGTGTCCTTGCCGGCTCTACGGTGAAGATTACCATTGCTTGGTCACCTATTCTTCGAACCAACAAGGTTATTCTATGA